In one Oncorhynchus masou masou isolate Uvic2021 unplaced genomic scaffold, UVic_Omas_1.1 unplaced_scaffold_9621, whole genome shotgun sequence genomic region, the following are encoded:
- the LOC135538423 gene encoding supervillin-like, with protein sequence LQGASQHGSMVRSIGEQDGEKEREREAKGDGAGPGPDEIMEDLGPDEPDLSTLSLAEKMALFNQLSKQPSKPAAEGAGASRGDTRQRRANSRFQTQPITQGEVDQV encoded by the exons CCTGCAGGGGGCATCGCAGCACGGCTCTATGGTGCGGAGCATTGGAGAGCAGGAcggggagaaagaaagggagagggaggccAAAGGAGATGGAGCAGGGCCTGGGCCTGACGAGATAATGGAGGACCTGGGTCCAGATGAGCCCGACCTTTCAACTCTCAG CCTTGCAGAGAAGATGGCCCTGTTCAACCAGCTGTCCAAGCAGCCCTCAAAGCCTGCTGCAGAGGGGGCCGGGGCCTCCAGGGGCGACACCCGCCAGCGCAGAGCCAACAGCCGCTTCCAGACCCAGCCTATTACCCAGGGAGAGGTGGATCAGGTATAG